The following proteins are co-located in the Halobaculum roseum genome:
- a CDS encoding TenA family protein, whose protein sequence is MTTQRSDGTDVPVDFETYATAAEGGAEGARFTDWLRARAEPQWSTAIEGRFTEELIEGTIADDVYSRYLLQDYVFVETLVGTFGHAVGEAPTMAAKSQLVTFMESLTAEENDYFERSFDALGVAKEAYTNPETTATTRAFQDVLERAAREGGYAEILAVLVPAEWIYREWATAADAVPEPFYLGEWIDLHANEGFVAFVDWLREELDREGAAASGRRRARLDRLFRRTVELEVAFFESAYDADIGSNLGEKEW, encoded by the coding sequence ATGACGACGCAGAGATCGGACGGGACGGATGTCCCGGTCGACTTCGAGACGTACGCCACGGCGGCGGAGGGGGGCGCAGAGGGCGCGCGATTCACTGACTGGCTTCGGGCCCGCGCGGAGCCGCAGTGGTCGACCGCCATCGAGGGCCGGTTCACCGAAGAGCTGATCGAGGGAACGATAGCCGACGACGTATACAGCCGCTACCTTCTCCAGGATTACGTGTTCGTCGAGACGCTCGTCGGTACGTTCGGCCACGCGGTCGGGGAGGCCCCGACGATGGCCGCGAAGTCGCAACTCGTGACATTCATGGAGTCGCTGACCGCTGAGGAGAACGACTACTTCGAGCGGTCGTTCGACGCGCTCGGCGTGGCCAAGGAAGCGTACACCAACCCGGAAACGACGGCCACGACCCGTGCGTTTCAGGACGTACTGGAGCGGGCGGCCCGCGAGGGCGGCTATGCCGAGATCCTCGCGGTGCTCGTGCCCGCCGAGTGGATCTACCGGGAGTGGGCGACCGCCGCCGACGCGGTGCCCGAGCCGTTCTATCTCGGGGAGTGGATCGATCTTCACGCGAACGAGGGGTTCGTCGCGTTCGTCGACTGGCTACGCGAGGAACTCGACCGGGAGGGCGCGGCCGCATCCGGTCGCCGACGCGCACGGCTCGACCGGCTGTTCCGGCGGACGGTCGAACTGGAGGTCGCGTTCTT
- a CDS encoding thiamine-phosphate synthase family protein: protein MPFTLPSEIVVEDVLPTLRVELAAELQRYGLTQQEIADELGVTQAAVSTYVSEDTATDPRIAKHPRTRAAVERVAEGLATDELDGYEALADILDLVRALEDRGPICEIHETRMPEIAGLGCDLCVRGVDPSVRAERAALADVRSAARTLSTTPGMAAFVPNVGSNIGAAPPDAETPTDVAAIPGRIYAVDGRVEVPANPEFGASRHVATVLLAAAAVDPDLRGAVNLATESAFLAAARERGIETMEFDADYEDRERRLRERFADRESAPRVLYHEGAFGIEPITYVLGANAEEAAQYAAELVEEITDA, encoded by the coding sequence GTGCCGTTTACGCTCCCGAGTGAGATCGTCGTGGAGGATGTTCTCCCGACCCTCCGTGTCGAGCTTGCGGCCGAACTCCAGCGATACGGGCTCACCCAACAGGAGATCGCCGACGAGTTGGGCGTCACGCAAGCGGCTGTCTCAACGTACGTCAGCGAGGACACCGCCACCGACCCGCGCATCGCTAAACATCCCCGAACGCGAGCGGCCGTCGAGCGGGTCGCCGAAGGGCTTGCGACCGACGAACTGGACGGGTACGAGGCCCTTGCCGACATACTGGACCTCGTCCGTGCCCTGGAGGACCGCGGACCGATCTGTGAGATCCACGAGACGCGAATGCCCGAGATAGCGGGGCTCGGCTGCGATCTCTGCGTTCGTGGCGTCGATCCGTCGGTACGCGCCGAGCGGGCCGCCCTCGCCGATGTGCGCTCGGCCGCGCGGACGCTCTCGACTACGCCCGGGATGGCTGCGTTCGTTCCGAACGTCGGCTCGAACATCGGCGCCGCGCCCCCGGACGCCGAGACGCCGACCGACGTGGCGGCGATCCCCGGACGTATCTACGCTGTCGATGGCCGCGTTGAGGTGCCCGCGAACCCGGAATTTGGAGCGTCCCGACACGTCGCCACTGTCCTCCTTGCGGCGGCCGCGGTCGACCCAGATCTTCGGGGGGCGGTCAATCTTGCTACCGAAAGTGCGTTCCTGGCGGCGGCTCGCGAGCGCGGGATTGAAACGATGGAGTTCGACGCCGACTACGAGGATCGCGAGCGCCGGCTCCGCGAACGGTTTGCCGACCGAGAGTCGGCACCCCGGGTACTGTACCATGAGGGCGCGTTCGGTATCGAACCGATCACCTACGTGCTCGGCGCGAACGCGGAGGAGGCAGCGCAGTATGCCGCCGAACTCGTAGAAGAAATCACGGACGCGTGA
- the tenA gene encoding thiaminase II — protein sequence MTFTDELRAEADGYWSAILDHPMVRRLGDGTLEEAPFRHWVRQDYVYLIEYSRLFALGAAKAPDLERMGRFATLLESTVNTEMDLHRSYAAEFGIDEDELAATNPSPTTRGYTDFLVRTASHGTFGDLVAALLPCMWGFNETGTRLAARGVPEHEQYAAWIEMYAGEEFTELTTWCKDLMNEVAAEASDAERDRYRDLFGISAQYEYLFWDAAWEREGWPL from the coding sequence GTGACATTCACCGACGAACTACGTGCGGAGGCCGACGGTTACTGGTCGGCGATTCTCGATCACCCGATGGTGCGCCGACTCGGGGACGGCACCCTCGAGGAAGCGCCGTTCCGTCACTGGGTGCGCCAAGATTACGTCTACCTGATCGAGTACAGCCGGCTATTCGCGCTCGGCGCTGCGAAGGCGCCAGATCTCGAACGCATGGGCCGGTTCGCGACGTTGCTCGAATCGACCGTGAACACGGAGATGGACCTTCATCGCTCGTACGCCGCCGAGTTCGGCATCGACGAGGATGAGCTGGCGGCGACCAATCCCTCGCCGACGACCCGTGGGTACACAGACTTTCTCGTCCGAACGGCCTCCCACGGAACGTTTGGTGACCTCGTTGCCGCGCTCTTGCCCTGTATGTGGGGCTTTAACGAGACCGGAACGCGCCTCGCAGCGCGTGGGGTGCCGGAGCACGAACAGTACGCAGCCTGGATAGAGATGTACGCTGGCGAGGAATTCACCGAACTCACGACGTGGTGCAAAGACCTCATGAACGAGGTGGCCGCAGAAGCCAGCGACGCCGAGCGGGATCGCTATCGCGACCTGTTTGGGATATCGGCCCAGTACGAGTACCTGTTTTGGGATGCCGCCTGGGAGAGAGAGGGGTGGCCGCTATGA
- the thiD gene encoding bifunctional hydroxymethylpyrimidine kinase/phosphomethylpyrimidine kinase, whose protein sequence is MRTPAPDTRPVVLTVAGSDSGGGAGVQADLKTAEACSAFATSAITAVTAQHTRGVESTHVLPLEEISAQIEAVRDDFAVDALKTGMLATEPVIELVADHAADLAAPTVVDPVMVATSGDRLLDPEAEGTYEELLAHATLATPNAEEAELLTGVAVDGQESAVEAGRVLLETGVDSVLLTGGHVAGDTVQDVLVTADSVETFEHPRVDTDATHGSGCALASAVAARLAHGEPLIEAVQAGTDLLARAIRYNHDVGEGPGAVHHLVALRERAARDRTAEAVESVVRRLVDTDASPAVPEVGMNVVGATPYAESPEETAAVEGRITRTLSGVSPNRGVRFGASSHVARFLHGAREFDPVLRFAVNCRFDTAIEQRLDDLAGVVVEIDRREEPEPDEERSTMGWAARRAFEQADGTPVAVYDRGAVGKEPVVRVLAPDAETVTRHVLTLAGRV, encoded by the coding sequence GTGCGAACCCCAGCACCAGATACGCGACCCGTTGTGTTGACCGTCGCGGGCAGCGACTCGGGCGGCGGCGCCGGCGTGCAGGCAGATCTAAAAACTGCCGAAGCCTGCAGCGCGTTTGCAACGAGCGCAATCACCGCTGTGACCGCCCAGCACACTCGTGGTGTGGAGTCAACCCATGTACTTCCGCTCGAGGAGATCTCGGCCCAGATCGAGGCCGTCCGCGACGATTTCGCGGTCGACGCCCTCAAGACTGGGATGCTCGCCACCGAACCCGTCATCGAGCTCGTGGCCGACCACGCTGCCGATCTGGCGGCGCCAACTGTCGTTGACCCAGTAATGGTCGCCACCAGCGGCGACCGACTGCTCGACCCCGAGGCAGAGGGGACCTACGAGGAACTGCTCGCGCACGCGACACTCGCCACACCAAATGCCGAGGAGGCCGAGTTGCTGACCGGTGTCGCCGTCGATGGCCAGGAGAGCGCCGTCGAAGCCGGCCGCGTCCTCCTTGAGACCGGCGTCGATTCGGTCCTCCTGACGGGCGGCCACGTCGCCGGCGATACTGTCCAGGACGTGCTGGTCACCGCAGACAGCGTCGAGACGTTCGAGCACCCGCGTGTCGACACCGACGCGACCCACGGCTCTGGGTGCGCGCTCGCCAGCGCCGTCGCGGCCCGGCTCGCCCACGGCGAACCTCTCATCGAGGCCGTCCAAGCGGGGACGGACCTGCTCGCGCGCGCGATTCGCTACAACCATGACGTTGGCGAGGGACCAGGAGCGGTCCATCACCTCGTCGCGCTCCGGGAGCGGGCGGCGCGCGACCGGACGGCCGAGGCTGTCGAGTCCGTCGTCCGGCGGTTGGTCGATACGGATGCCTCGCCCGCGGTTCCCGAGGTCGGGATGAATGTGGTCGGGGCGACGCCGTACGCAGAATCACCCGAGGAGACGGCCGCGGTTGAGGGGCGAATCACTCGAACCCTCTCTGGGGTGTCTCCCAACCGCGGCGTTCGCTTTGGCGCCTCAAGTCACGTTGCGCGCTTCCTGCACGGCGCGCGCGAGTTCGACCCCGTGTTGCGGTTCGCGGTCAACTGTCGGTTCGACACGGCGATCGAACAACGGCTGGACGACCTTGCGGGAGTCGTGGTGGAGATTGATCGACGCGAGGAGCCCGAGCCAGACGAGGAGCGTTCGACAATGGGATGGGCCGCTCGGCGCGCCTTCGAGCAGGCGGACGGAACCCCCGTGGCGGTGTACGATCGTGGCGCCGTCGGAAAGGAGCCAGTGGTGCGTGTGCTCGCACCCGACGCCGAGACGGTCACGAGGCACGTGTTGACGCTCGCGGGGCGTGTCTAA